A single genomic interval of Desulfovibrio sp. TomC harbors:
- a CDS encoding AMIN domain-containing protein, with protein sequence MALTRGDKMIIAGAVALAVTVVLGLAVLKKPHLFGGGAKTPAADIPPAPTAASPEPTPAALPLTAPPAAVAAATPSPAPATPVPAPATPAPAPVATAPALAPATPAKASQPPVAGDDTLEKMFAELATDTAPAGKPGNAKAGPAKADPKAPVPAAPVPAAIPPAPADGPEAAALPEPQAAPAPGSDAAVAPAKPAAPAKAETKEKPQTKAEAKAAAKAAAKAKAEAAKPAPAAAQSATKPDAKPVANAGNVIRVVAEEHPGEYVLTIQTNKSPASFERMFYTDPPRLVLDIAGSWNYNGPLSSSTGDAFIRQIRVGKHPDKFRVVLDMAPDAPARLRGAPTAVRVPEGVALKIPK encoded by the coding sequence ATGGCGCTGACACGCGGCGACAAAATGATCATTGCAGGGGCGGTCGCCCTGGCCGTCACCGTGGTACTGGGACTTGCCGTGCTCAAGAAACCCCACCTTTTCGGCGGCGGCGCCAAGACGCCGGCTGCGGACATCCCGCCGGCCCCCACAGCCGCCAGCCCGGAACCGACGCCGGCCGCCCTGCCCCTGACCGCCCCCCCGGCGGCCGTGGCCGCGGCCACGCCGTCCCCGGCCCCGGCCACCCCGGTTCCTGCCCCGGCCACCCCGGCTCCCGCTCCGGTCGCAACCGCGCCCGCTTTGGCCCCCGCAACGCCGGCCAAAGCGTCGCAGCCGCCCGTGGCCGGGGACGACACCCTGGAAAAAATGTTCGCGGAACTGGCCACCGATACCGCCCCGGCCGGCAAACCCGGCAACGCCAAGGCCGGCCCGGCCAAGGCCGATCCCAAGGCTCCGGTTCCGGCCGCGCCTGTCCCGGCCGCCATCCCGCCCGCGCCGGCAGACGGCCCGGAAGCCGCCGCCCTGCCCGAACCCCAGGCCGCCCCGGCCCCGGGCAGCGACGCTGCCGTGGCCCCGGCCAAACCGGCTGCGCCGGCCAAGGCCGAGACCAAAGAAAAGCCCCAGACCAAAGCCGAGGCCAAGGCCGCTGCCAAGGCCGCCGCCAAAGCCAAGGCCGAAGCGGCAAAACCCGCTCCCGCCGCCGCCCAATCGGCAACCAAACCGGACGCCAAACCCGTGGCCAACGCCGGCAACGTCATCCGGGTGGTTGCCGAGGAACACCCCGGCGAATACGTGCTCACCATCCAGACCAATAAAAGCCCGGCCAGCTTCGAGCGGATGTTTTACACCGATCCGCCGCGCCTGGTCCTGGATATCGCCGGTTCCTGGAACTATAACGGCCCGCTGTCGAGTTCCACCGGCGATGCCTTCATCCGCCAAATCCGGGTGGGCAAGCACCCCGACAAGTTCCGGGTCGTCCTCGACATGGCTCCGGACGCCCCGGCCAGACTTCGCGGCGCACCCACAGCCGTCCGGGTGCCGGAAGGCGTGGCCCTTAAAATCCCCAAATAG
- a CDS encoding EipA family protein codes for MKRLVAVTALAGWCVLSAVPTSHAQTLKERSLSDPAPQNQPTPAQQPTPPAPTSVGTQNAPQYAQPAPQSGQPAQAAPQYGQPAQAAPQYAQPAPAAPQYGQPAQAAPQYGQPAQAAPQYAPPPAGSPPPPNAQMPPPGGGTPINGQAVGTPPPPPPPVTKPGSYNRDEVNREVMGFFESGSRGLAEMVARPFHDLGQPTGFIKGNEGGGALIVGLRYGVGTLHLKGYPPLPVYWQSPSVGFDLGVNAGKVFTLVYGMTRPEQIFQRFPGVDGSAYILGGFGMNYQRSGDITLAPIRMGVGLRLGANIGYQVYTRNQEVNPF; via the coding sequence ATGAAACGCCTCGTCGCCGTGACTGCCCTGGCCGGCTGGTGCGTCCTTAGCGCCGTCCCGACCAGCCACGCCCAGACCCTCAAGGAACGCTCCCTTTCCGACCCCGCCCCCCAAAACCAGCCGACGCCGGCCCAGCAGCCAACGCCGCCCGCGCCAACCAGCGTCGGCACCCAAAATGCGCCCCAATACGCCCAGCCCGCGCCCCAAAGCGGCCAACCGGCCCAGGCTGCGCCGCAGTATGGTCAGCCCGCCCAGGCGGCTCCCCAATACGCCCAGCCCGCGCCGGCGGCCCCCCAATACGGCCAGCCGGCCCAGGCTGCGCCGCAGTATGGTCAGCCGGCCCAGGCGGCTCCCCAGTATGCCCCGCCCCCGGCCGGCAGCCCGCCGCCGCCGAACGCGCAGATGCCGCCCCCTGGCGGTGGTACGCCTATAAACGGCCAGGCCGTCGGCACGCCGCCGCCGCCACCGCCGCCCGTGACCAAGCCCGGCAGCTACAACCGCGACGAAGTCAACCGGGAAGTCATGGGATTTTTTGAGAGCGGCTCGCGCGGTCTGGCGGAAATGGTGGCCCGGCCGTTTCACGATCTTGGCCAGCCCACGGGCTTTATCAAGGGCAACGAGGGCGGCGGCGCCCTGATCGTCGGTCTGCGCTACGGCGTCGGGACCCTGCACCTCAAAGGCTACCCGCCTTTGCCGGTCTACTGGCAAAGCCCGTCGGTGGGATTCGATCTCGGGGTCAACGCCGGCAAGGTCTTCACCCTGGTCTACGGCATGACCCGGCCGGAGCAGATCTTCCAACGCTTCCCCGGCGTGGACGGCAGCGCCTATATCCTGGGCGGCTTCGGCATGAACTACCAACGCTCCGGAGACATCACCCTGGCCCCCATCCGCATGGGCGTTGGCCTGCGCCTGGGAGCCAACATCGGCTACCAAGTCTACACCCGCAACCAGGAAGTGAATCCCTTTTAG
- the lipB gene encoding lipoyl(octanoyl) transferase LipB yields MIVTDLGRMAFDEAWRVQEQAVAERLAGGPDRLFLVEHDPVITLGRHGGRENLLVAPASLAGRGVALAEASRGGNITCHFPGQVVAYPIFKIAPARGGLRGLFADLEAVVIATLAGYGVSGERQPGRPGVFVAGRKIASIGLAVKKYVTSHGLALNVGRDLAVFSLITPCGLQGVAPTSLWLEMPAAAAHYPTESDLIHDVKRTLVASFASVFGQKAELA; encoded by the coding sequence ATGATCGTGACCGATCTGGGCCGTATGGCTTTTGACGAGGCCTGGCGGGTCCAGGAGCAGGCTGTGGCCGAACGTCTGGCAGGCGGGCCTGACCGGCTGTTTCTGGTTGAACACGACCCGGTCATCACCCTGGGACGCCACGGCGGCCGGGAAAACCTGCTCGTCGCGCCCGCCTCACTCGCCGGGCGCGGCGTTGCCCTGGCCGAGGCCAGCCGGGGCGGCAACATCACCTGCCATTTCCCGGGACAAGTCGTGGCCTATCCTATTTTCAAGATAGCGCCGGCCAGGGGCGGTCTGCGCGGCCTGTTCGCCGACCTGGAAGCCGTTGTCATCGCGACCCTGGCGGGCTATGGCGTAAGCGGCGAGCGCCAACCGGGCCGCCCCGGGGTGTTCGTCGCCGGACGCAAGATCGCCAGCATCGGACTGGCCGTCAAAAAGTATGTCACGTCCCACGGGCTGGCCCTGAACGTCGGCCGGGATCTTGCAGTCTTTTCGCTCATAACCCCCTGCGGCCTGCAAGGCGTGGCCCCCACGTCCCTCTGGCTGGAAATGCCGGCGGCGGCCGCCCACTACCCGACCGAGAGCGACCTGATCCATGATGTCAAACGAACCCTTGTCGCCTCCTTTGCAAGCGTCTTCGGCCAGAAAGCCGAACTGGCTTAG
- the lipA gene encoding lipoyl synthase — protein MSNEPLSPPLQASSARKPNWLRRPLPQGPAFVRTKSLLRDLGLNTVCDGANCPNRMECYACGVAAFLILGRVCTRNCAFCNIRPGTPEPVDPDEPGRVAQAATRLGLGHVVVTSVSRDDLADGGAGHFASVLMALRRSLANATLEVLIPDFGGDPDSLQIVLDARPDVLNHNLETAPELYAAVRPQAGYARSLALLKRAKKSDSGSLTKSGLMLGLGETPSQIRRVLADLAAVGCDIVTIGQYLAPSARHAPIHRYVTPEEFDSWAAYGLSLGIPRMHCAPLVRSSYNAGRFV, from the coding sequence ATGTCAAACGAACCCTTGTCGCCTCCTTTGCAAGCGTCTTCGGCCAGAAAGCCGAACTGGCTTAGACGGCCGCTGCCCCAGGGGCCGGCCTTTGTCCGCACCAAAAGCCTGTTGCGCGACCTGGGCCTCAACACCGTCTGCGACGGAGCGAACTGCCCCAATCGCATGGAATGCTACGCCTGCGGCGTGGCCGCTTTTCTTATCCTCGGCCGGGTCTGCACCCGCAACTGCGCCTTTTGCAACATTCGCCCCGGGACCCCGGAACCGGTTGATCCGGATGAACCCGGCCGCGTGGCCCAAGCCGCAACGCGCCTTGGCCTTGGACATGTGGTCGTCACCTCGGTCAGCCGCGACGACCTTGCGGACGGCGGGGCAGGCCATTTCGCCTCGGTGCTCATGGCCCTGCGCCGCTCGCTGGCAAACGCAACCCTGGAAGTGCTCATCCCGGATTTCGGCGGCGACCCGGACAGCCTGCAGATCGTTCTCGACGCCCGACCGGACGTACTGAACCACAACCTGGAGACCGCGCCGGAACTCTATGCCGCCGTCCGCCCCCAGGCCGGCTACGCCAGGAGCCTTGCGCTGCTCAAACGAGCCAAAAAATCCGACTCCGGCAGCCTGACCAAAAGCGGCCTCATGCTCGGCCTTGGCGAAACGCCAAGCCAGATCCGTCGCGTGCTCGCCGATCTCGCCGCCGTTGGCTGCGATATCGTCACCATCGGACAATATCTGGCCCCCTCGGCCCGCCACGCCCCCATCCACCGCTACGTCACGCCCGAGGAATTCGACTCCTGGGCCGCCTACGGCCTCTCCCTCGGCATCCCCCGCATGCACTGCGCCCCGCTGGTGCGCAGCAGCTACAACGCCGGACGCTTCGTATAA
- a CDS encoding methyl-accepting chemotaxis protein: MIVSSVVISCLAILYAGRVAFESGFSKEYEENIRSFYNVGAARIEAQRAQYGQLARGQAVRPNVINGVAGADKDLLQKLGQDLVGVGQAGFVLFTDAAGTVLATAGDVSELEAVVRARAADTAAGRDSEGFAAVSGSRLPLLASAPVRKDGKVVGGVLVGADLAAKHTLVDSLKAMLGAEATLFSGSTRVSSTIVSGQTRVVGTSMTDQEIVSTVLGQGKPVFKHLTLFDAPYIAAYWPLFDAAGKPMGIAFVGKDMNALTVALGAVNRNAALCALSTILILGLLGYLVSKAFSRPILALADFSGVVAAGRLSEKLTVSSRDEVGDLADSLRRMVATLIEKITEAEAATESARQESERATAAMEAAEEAKRQGEMARREGILHAVARLGSVVTGINEAAGSLRAQIEQSQNGSEIQSRRVAETATAMEEMNATVLEVAQNASQAATTSDGAKKQAERGAAIVAEAVARIDAVRAQALTLKTGMGTLGEQATGIGAVIGVISDIADQTNLLALNAAIEAARAGEAGRGFAVVADEVRKLAEKTMTATREVSDAIHGIQQGTAVNIGNVEQAVTGIAEATAKSRESGESLGEIVGLVDSASDQVRAIATATEEQSSATEEISRSIEEINVISAETSRSMNEAARAVADLDGEAAALQELILTMEREASDTASGPKALGR; encoded by the coding sequence ATGATTGTTTCATCTGTAGTCATATCGTGTCTGGCCATTCTGTATGCGGGCAGGGTCGCCTTTGAATCCGGTTTTTCCAAAGAATATGAAGAGAATATAAGATCTTTCTACAATGTCGGCGCGGCTCGCATTGAAGCCCAGCGGGCACAGTACGGGCAATTGGCCCGGGGGCAGGCCGTACGACCCAACGTCATAAACGGCGTGGCCGGAGCCGACAAAGACCTGCTGCAAAAGCTCGGACAGGACTTGGTAGGGGTCGGACAGGCCGGCTTTGTCCTGTTTACCGACGCCGCCGGCACAGTGCTGGCCACGGCCGGCGACGTCTCCGAACTGGAAGCGGTGGTTCGGGCCAGGGCGGCAGACACGGCCGCCGGGCGGGACAGCGAAGGTTTTGCCGCTGTCTCCGGCAGCCGACTGCCGCTTCTGGCCAGCGCGCCGGTGCGCAAAGACGGCAAGGTGGTGGGCGGCGTGTTGGTCGGCGCGGATCTGGCCGCCAAACACACGCTGGTCGACAGTCTCAAAGCCATGCTTGGGGCCGAGGCCACCCTTTTTTCCGGCTCGACGCGGGTTTCTTCCACGATTGTCAGCGGCCAGACCCGGGTCGTCGGCACCAGCATGACCGACCAGGAAATCGTCTCCACGGTTCTTGGCCAGGGCAAGCCGGTTTTCAAGCACCTCACCCTCTTTGACGCACCCTATATCGCCGCCTACTGGCCGCTTTTTGACGCCGCCGGCAAGCCCATGGGCATTGCCTTCGTCGGCAAGGACATGAACGCGCTGACCGTGGCCCTGGGCGCGGTCAACCGCAACGCCGCCCTGTGCGCCCTGAGCACTATTCTGATCCTGGGCCTGCTGGGCTATCTGGTCTCCAAGGCCTTTAGCCGCCCCATCCTGGCCCTGGCTGATTTTTCCGGGGTCGTGGCCGCCGGGCGGCTCTCGGAGAAACTGACCGTGTCCAGCCGTGACGAGGTGGGCGATCTGGCCGACTCCCTGCGCCGCATGGTGGCCACGCTGATCGAAAAGATCACCGAGGCCGAGGCCGCCACCGAGAGCGCCCGGCAGGAGTCCGAACGGGCCACGGCAGCCATGGAGGCTGCCGAAGAAGCCAAACGCCAGGGCGAAATGGCCCGACGCGAAGGCATCCTGCACGCAGTGGCCCGGCTTGGCTCGGTGGTGACCGGGATCAACGAGGCGGCGGGTTCGCTTCGCGCCCAGATCGAGCAGTCGCAAAACGGCTCGGAAATCCAGTCGCGTCGGGTAGCCGAAACCGCCACGGCCATGGAAGAGATGAACGCCACGGTCCTGGAAGTGGCCCAGAACGCCTCCCAGGCCGCAACCACGTCCGACGGGGCCAAGAAGCAGGCCGAGCGCGGAGCCGCCATTGTTGCCGAGGCCGTGGCCCGCATTGACGCCGTGCGCGCCCAGGCGCTGACGCTCAAGACCGGCATGGGCACGCTTGGGGAGCAGGCCACCGGGATCGGGGCCGTCATCGGGGTGATCAGCGATATCGCCGACCAGACCAATCTGCTGGCCCTCAATGCCGCCATCGAGGCAGCCCGGGCCGGCGAGGCCGGGCGCGGTTTTGCCGTGGTGGCCGACGAGGTGCGCAAACTGGCTGAAAAGACCATGACCGCCACCCGCGAGGTCAGCGACGCCATCCACGGCATCCAGCAGGGCACGGCCGTCAATATCGGCAACGTCGAGCAGGCCGTGACCGGCATTGCCGAGGCCACGGCCAAGTCCCGGGAATCGGGCGAATCCCTGGGCGAGATCGTGGGCCTGGTCGATTCTGCCTCGGATCAGGTGCGGGCCATTGCCACGGCCACGGAAGAGCAGTCGTCGGCGACCGAGGAAATCAGCCGGTCCATTGAAGAGATCAACGTCATCTCGGCGGAAACGAGCCGGTCCATGAACGAGGCGGCCCGGGCCGTGGCCGATCTGGACGGCGAAGCCGCCGCCTTGCAGGAACTCATCCTCACCATGGAACGCGAGGCCAGCGACACGGCCAGCGGTCCCAAGGCCCTTGGCCGATAG
- the hisI gene encoding phosphoribosyl-AMP cyclohydrolase, translating into MKRPDFAKCGGLVPAIAQEACSGEVLMLAYMNEEAYDKTLATGEVHYFSRSRQKIWHKGGTSGHVQKVQSIRLDCDADTILVLVEQIGGAACHEGYKSCFFTEVTNDGERTCSPKVFDPKEVYK; encoded by the coding sequence ATGAAACGACCCGATTTTGCGAAATGCGGCGGCCTCGTCCCCGCCATCGCCCAGGAAGCGTGCAGCGGCGAAGTGCTTATGCTCGCCTACATGAACGAAGAAGCCTACGACAAAACCCTGGCGACCGGCGAAGTCCATTACTTCAGCCGCAGCCGGCAGAAAATCTGGCATAAGGGCGGCACCTCCGGCCATGTCCAAAAGGTGCAATCCATACGCCTGGACTGCGACGCCGACACCATCCTGGTGCTGGTCGAGCAGATTGGCGGCGCGGCCTGCCACGAAGGCTACAAGTCCTGCTTTTTTACGGAAGTAACCAACGACGGCGAACGTACCTGTTCCCCGAAAGTCTTCGACCCCAAGGAGGTCTACAAATAA
- a CDS encoding SGNH/GDSL hydrolase family protein, translating to MKRFFSLAARTIKWIFFTVVAVEVLSFAVITTSNWIIYGSLREGPKAVYDPYTLFLMENGIWPTANCEVINFHPELSRTIWFFGGSTMRASSAPYERSIPSLVAKALNERDKPCAFNCLNFGVNSFNSLLEIKYLQKQFLEFIIKPNLVVFYDGANDANYFAVQKDPYAHEGKERAQGVIESYYKSGIGLLKPVNAAYFASFTRELLQKFLYTATPLDPDSPELAAFVAQAVARYDFAERLSACYDAKFLLFLQPVYWVETSKDVNATVAASEQQTILGRKTFPHVRDNFNIVYAALEKALAGKPYFVNLRNALCDRTAPAYTADGVHNTDAGREGIVAAMLPHIRDRLPCNVPTVTGGQP from the coding sequence GTGAAGCGTTTTTTCTCCCTGGCCGCCCGAACGATCAAATGGATCTTCTTCACCGTTGTGGCGGTGGAAGTGCTGTCGTTTGCCGTCATCACCACCAGCAACTGGATCATCTACGGCAGTCTGCGCGAAGGCCCCAAGGCCGTCTACGACCCCTATACGCTGTTTCTCATGGAAAACGGCATATGGCCCACGGCCAACTGCGAAGTGATCAATTTCCACCCGGAACTCTCCCGCACCATCTGGTTTTTCGGCGGCTCCACCATGCGGGCCAGTTCAGCGCCCTACGAACGCTCCATCCCAAGCCTCGTGGCCAAGGCCTTAAACGAGCGGGACAAACCCTGCGCCTTTAACTGCCTCAACTTCGGCGTCAATTCTTTCAATTCGCTTCTGGAAATCAAGTACCTGCAAAAGCAGTTTCTGGAATTTATCATCAAGCCCAATCTGGTCGTCTTTTACGATGGGGCCAATGACGCCAACTATTTTGCCGTGCAAAAGGACCCGTACGCCCACGAAGGCAAGGAACGCGCCCAGGGCGTGATCGAAAGCTATTATAAATCCGGCATCGGCCTCTTGAAGCCGGTCAACGCCGCCTACTTTGCCTCGTTTACCCGGGAGCTGCTGCAAAAATTCCTGTACACGGCCACCCCGCTCGATCCCGATTCCCCGGAACTGGCCGCCTTTGTCGCCCAGGCCGTGGCCCGCTACGATTTTGCCGAACGCTTAAGCGCCTGCTACGATGCGAAGTTCCTGCTTTTCCTGCAACCGGTCTACTGGGTTGAAACCAGCAAGGACGTGAACGCGACTGTAGCAGCCAGCGAGCAGCAAACCATTCTCGGCCGTAAAACCTTTCCCCACGTGCGCGACAACTTCAACATCGTCTACGCCGCCCTGGAAAAGGCCCTGGCCGGCAAACCCTATTTCGTCAACCTGCGAAACGCCTTGTGCGACCGAACCGCACCGGCCTACACCGCCGACGGCGTCCACAACACCGATGCCGGGCGCGAGGGGATTGTGGCCGCCATGCTGCCCCACATCCGCGACCGGCTCCCCTGCAACGTCCCGACTGTGACCGGAGGTCAGCCATGA
- the hisG gene encoding ATP phosphoribosyltransferase, with amino-acid sequence MASENMLKLGIPKGSLQDATMALFEKSGWKIRMHHRNYFPEINDPEITCSMCRAQEMSRYVESGTLDCGLTGKDWILENESDVVLVDDLVYSKVSNRPARWVLAVAADSPYKRPEDLAGKKIATELVNFTKQYFAGAGIPVEVEFSWGATEAKVVEGLADAIVEVTETGTTIKAHGLRIISDLLSTNTQLIANKKAWEIPFKRRKIEILNMMLQGALRAEGLVGLKMNVPEEKMPAIMALLPSLTAPTVAGLYNKDWLSVEIVVAEGTVRDLIPKLHDLGAEGIIEYALNKVI; translated from the coding sequence ATGGCCAGCGAGAACATGCTCAAACTCGGCATCCCCAAAGGCTCCCTCCAGGACGCCACCATGGCGCTTTTCGAAAAGTCCGGGTGGAAGATCCGGATGCACCACCGCAACTATTTCCCGGAAATAAACGATCCGGAGATCACCTGCTCCATGTGCCGCGCCCAGGAAATGTCGCGCTACGTCGAGTCCGGCACGCTGGACTGCGGCCTGACCGGCAAGGACTGGATTCTGGAAAACGAGTCCGACGTCGTCCTGGTCGATGATCTGGTTTACTCCAAGGTGAGCAACCGCCCGGCCCGCTGGGTGTTGGCCGTGGCCGCCGATTCGCCGTACAAGCGCCCCGAGGATCTGGCCGGGAAAAAGATCGCCACCGAGCTGGTCAATTTCACCAAACAGTATTTTGCCGGCGCGGGCATCCCGGTGGAAGTCGAATTCTCCTGGGGCGCAACCGAAGCCAAGGTGGTCGAAGGCCTGGCCGACGCCATCGTGGAAGTGACCGAGACCGGCACCACGATCAAGGCCCACGGCCTGCGCATCATCTCCGACCTGCTGTCGACCAACACCCAGCTTATTGCCAACAAGAAGGCCTGGGAAATTCCGTTTAAGCGCCGCAAGATCGAGATCCTGAATATGATGCTGCAGGGCGCGCTGCGGGCCGAGGGCCTTGTCGGCCTCAAGATGAACGTGCCTGAAGAGAAGATGCCGGCCATCATGGCCCTGCTCCCGAGCCTGACCGCCCCGACCGTGGCCGGCCTGTACAACAAGGACTGGCTGTCGGTTGAAATCGTGGTGGCCGAAGGCACCGTGCGCGATCTGATCCCCAAGCTCCACGACCTGGGCGCCGAGGGCATCATCGAGTACGCCCTCAATAAGGTCATCTAG